A part of Escherichia marmotae genomic DNA contains:
- the adeD gene encoding adenine deaminase, translating into MNNSISHKFHHISRGEYQELLAVSRGEAVADYIIDNVSILDLINGGEISGPIVIKGRYIAGVGAEYADAPALHRIDANGATAVPGFIDAHLHIESSMMTPVTFETATLPRGLTTVICDPHEIVNVMGEAGFAWFARCAEQARQNQYLQVSSCVPALEGCDVNGASFTLEQMLTWRDHPQVTGLAEMMDYPGVISGQNALLDKLDAFRHLTLDGHCPGLGGKELNAYIAAGIENCHESYLLEEGRRKLQLGMSLMIREGSAARNLNALAPLINEFNSPQCMLCTDDRNPWEIAHEGHIDALIRRLIEQHYVPLHVAYRVASWPTARHFGLNHLGLLAPGKQADIVLLSDARKVTVQQVLVKGEPIDAQTLQAQESVRLAQSAPPYGNTIARQPVSASDFALQFTPGKRYRVIDVIHNELITHSRSCVYSENGFDRDDVCFIAVLERYGQRLAPACGLLGGFGLNEGAMAATVSHDSHNIVVIGRSTEEMALAVNQVIQDGGGLCVVRNGQVQSHLPLPIAGLMSTDTAQSLAEQIDALKVAARECGPLPDEPFIQMAFLSLPVIPALKLTSQGLFDGETFSFTTLEITE; encoded by the coding sequence ATGAATAATTCTATTAGCCATAAATTTCATCACATTAGTCGGGGCGAATACCAGGAATTGTTAGCCGTATCCCGTGGAGAAGCCGTTGCCGATTATATTATTGATAATGTCTCTATTCTGGATCTGATCAATGGCGGAGAAATTTCCGGCCCGATTGTGATTAAAGGGCGTTACATTGCCGGTGTTGGCGCAGAATACGCCGACGCTCCGGCTTTGCATCGAATTGATGCTAACGGCGCAACGGCAGTGCCGGGGTTTATTGATGCTCACCTGCATATTGAATCCAGCATGATGACGCCAGTCACCTTTGAAACCGCCACCCTGCCGCGTGGCCTGACAACCGTCATTTGCGACCCTCATGAAATCGTCAACGTCATGGGTGAAGCCGGATTCGCCTGGTTTGCCCGCTGCGCTGAACAGGCAAGGCAGAATCAGTATTTGCAGGTCAGTTCTTGCGTTCCCGCCCTGGAAGGCTGCGATGTAAACGGTGCCAGTTTTACCCTCGAACAGATGCTCACCTGGCGGGATCATCCGCAGGTTACCGGTCTGGCCGAGATGATGGACTATCCAGGCGTGATTAGCGGCCAAAATGCGCTACTCGATAAACTGGACGCGTTTCGCCATCTGACGCTGGACGGTCACTGTCCCGGTTTGGGTGGTAAAGAACTTAACGCTTATATTGCTGCGGGTATTGAAAACTGCCACGAAAGTTATCTGCTGGAAGAAGGTCGCCGGAAATTACAACTCGGTATGTCGTTGATGATCCGCGAAGGGTCCGCCGCCCGCAATCTCAATGCACTGGCACCGTTGATCAACGAATTTAACAGCCCGCAATGCATGCTCTGTACCGATGACCGTAACCCGTGGGAAATTGCCCATGAAGGGCATATCGACGCCTTAATCCGCCGCCTGATCGAACAACACTATGTGCCGCTGCATGTGGCATATCGTGTAGCCAGTTGGCCGACGGCGCGTCATTTTGGTCTTAATCATCTCGGTTTACTGGCACCAGGCAAACAGGCCGATATCGTTCTGCTAAGTGACGCGCGTAAGGTCACAGTACAACAGGTACTGGTGAAAGGCGAACCGATTGACGCACAAACCTTACAGGCACAAGAGTCGGTAAGACTGGCGCAATCTGCCCCGCCGTATGGCAATACCATTGCCCGCCAGCCAGTTTCCGCCAGCGACTTTGCGCTGCAATTTACTCCCGGAAAACGCTATCGTGTCATTGACGTTATTCATAACGAACTGATTACGCACTCCCGCTCCTGCGTTTACAGCGAAAACGGTTTTGATCGCGATGATGTGTGCTTTATTGCCGTGCTTGAGCGCTACGGGCAACGACTGGCTCCGGCCTGTGGTTTGCTCGGCGGCTTTGGCCTGAACGAAGGCGCGATGGCGGCGACGGTCAGCCATGACAGCCATAATATTGTGGTGATCGGTCGTAGCACCGAAGAAATGGCGCTGGCGGTGAATCAGGTTATTCAGGACGGCGGTGGGCTTTGCGTAGTACGTAACGGTCAGGTACAGAGCCACCTGCCGTTGCCCATTGCCGGGCTGATGAGCACCGACACAGCGCAGTCACTGGCGGAACAAATTGACGCATTGAAAGTCGCCGCCCGTGAATGTGGTCCACTACCGGATGAACCGTTTATTCAGATGGCATTTCTTTCCCTGCCAGTGATCCCCGCGCTGAAACTGACCAGCCAGGGTTTGTTTGATGGCGAGACGTTTTCCTTCACTACGCTTGAGATCACGGAATAA